A single window of Anomaloglossus baeobatrachus isolate aAnoBae1 chromosome 9, aAnoBae1.hap1, whole genome shotgun sequence DNA harbors:
- the LOC142250445 gene encoding sphingolipid delta(4)-desaturase/C4-monooxygenase DES2-like, whose protein sequence is MGNTVVRDNFEWVYTDQPHSDRRKEILAKYPQIKNLMGPDPQLKWTVSCMVLVQIVCCYLVRDLSWKWLFFWSYAFGGVINHSLTLAIHDISHNVAFGNKSARWNRFFGMFANLPIAMPYSTSFKKYHIDHHRYLGGDGLDVDIPTDFEGNFFCTPTRKIIWIILQPLLYVLRPLYINPKPITHMEVINAIVQFSFDLAIYSLWGLKPVVYLLGGSILSMGFHPISGHFIAEHYMFLKGYETYSYYGPLNLLTFNVGYHMEHHDFPSIPGSKLPEVRRIAAEYYDNLPYHTSWGRVLWDFIFCKELGPFSRVKRECELAKKD, encoded by the exons ctaAATACCCACAGATCAAGAATTTGATGGGACCAGACCCACAGCTTAAATGGACTGTCTCCTGCATGGTACTTGTTCAGATTGTCTGCTGTTATCTCGTCCGTGATCTCTCTTGGAAGTGGCTCTTCTTCTGGTCTTATGCATTCGGAGGGGTTATCAATCACTCATTGACTCTCGCCATCCATGACATTTCTCACAATGTTGCTTTTGGTAACAAGTCAGCACGATGGAATCGATTTTTCGGAATGTTTGCCAACCTCCCAATCGCAATGCCTTACTCAACATCTTTCAAGAAATATCACATTGACCACCACCGGTATCTCGGGGGAGATGGCCTGGACGTGGACATCCCAACAGATTTTGAGGGGAACTTTTTCTGTACCCCTACACGCAAGATAATTTGGATCATCTTACAACCTCTCCTCTATGTCCTGCGCCCACTATACATCAATCCGAAACCTATCACACACATGGAAGTTATTAATGCAATTGTTCAGTTCTCCTTTGACTTGGCGATATATTCCTTGTGGGGTCTGAAGCCAGTTGTGTACTTACTAGGTGGATCCATTCTGTCCATGGGTTTTCATCCAATATCTGGACATTTTATTGCTGAACACTACATGTTTTTAAAGGGTTATGAAACCTATTCTTACTACGGACCACTTAACCTGCTAACCTTCAATGTTGGCTACCACATGGAACATCATGACTTTCCGAGTATACCGGGCAGCAAGCTTCCAGAG GTCCGTAGGATTGCCGCTGAATACTACGACAACCTGCCTTACCATACATCATGGGGACGAGTCCTTTGGGATTTCATTTTCTGCAAGGAACTTGGACCTTTCTCCCGGGTGAAGAGAGAATGTGAGCTGGCCAAAAAGGACTGA